From the Thermovirga lienii DSM 17291 genome, one window contains:
- a CDS encoding protein of unknown function DUF72 (PFAM: Protein of unknown function DUF72~COGs: COG1801 conserved hypothetical protein~InterPro IPR002763~KEGG: gem:GM21_2030 protein of unknown function DUF72~PFAM: protein of unknown function DUF72~SPTR: Putative uncharacterized protein) translates to MSEIRIGTCSWMDRSLVASGWYPKSAKDPEDKLKFYSQHFDTVEVDSSFYAIPKEKSIYAWALRTPPNFLFNVKAFGLFTFHAISLKSLPLEIRDGINLARRDRVKLFDLERSVRSLLWEVFYRRIYVLHNMGRLGYLLFQFPPWFKYEAKTLEYIRFLAKKSRPFKVAVEIRHRSWLEDDNKAAFLKLLEDENLAYVAVDEPKLVWTVPFEWPVTASWGTVLRLHGRNSEAWMKKNISVAERFAYRYDEAELRSIAEEVAARIEQVPSAYVMFNNCFRDFAVKNALQMKRYLGMGGGSTLEVEQKNLPMD, encoded by the coding sequence ATGTCCGAGATTAGAATTGGGACATGTTCGTGGATGGACCGCTCGCTGGTGGCAAGCGGGTGGTATCCCAAAAGTGCGAAGGATCCCGAGGATAAGCTGAAGTTTTATTCCCAGCACTTTGACACTGTGGAGGTAGACAGCTCCTTTTACGCCATCCCCAAGGAAAAATCTATTTATGCATGGGCGTTGAGAACCCCTCCTAATTTTTTGTTCAACGTGAAGGCCTTTGGATTGTTCACTTTTCATGCCATATCGCTCAAATCTTTGCCTCTAGAGATAAGAGACGGCATAAATTTAGCCAGGAGGGACCGAGTTAAGTTGTTCGACCTTGAAAGGTCTGTCAGGAGTTTACTTTGGGAGGTTTTTTATCGTAGGATATATGTTCTGCATAATATGGGACGTTTAGGATATCTTTTGTTTCAGTTTCCGCCCTGGTTCAAGTATGAAGCTAAGACTTTGGAGTATATAAGGTTCTTGGCTAAAAAGAGCAGGCCGTTTAAGGTTGCGGTGGAGATCAGGCACAGGTCTTGGCTAGAAGATGATAACAAGGCAGCTTTCCTGAAATTGCTGGAGGATGAAAACTTGGCTTATGTAGCCGTTGATGAGCCCAAGTTGGTATGGACCGTGCCGTTTGAATGGCCCGTGACTGCAAGCTGGGGAACGGTGTTGAGGTTGCACGGAAGAAACAGTGAGGCATGGATGAAAAAGAATATCTCTGTTGCGGAACGCTTTGCCTATAGATATGACGAGGCGGAACTAAGGTCGATAGCAGAAGAAGTAGCAGCTAGAATAGAACAAGTTCCATCAGCCTACGTCATGTTCAACAACTGTTTTAGAGATTTTGCTGTCAAGAATGCTCTCCAGATGAAACGTTATTTAGGTATGGGGGGAGGAAGCACTTTAGAAGTTGAGCAAAAAAATCTTCCCATGGATTGA
- a CDS encoding dihydrodipicolinate synthase (PFAM: Dihydrodipicolinate synthetase family~TIGRFAM: dihydrodipicolinate synthase~COGs: COG0329 Dihydrodipicolinate synthase/N-acetylneuraminate lyase~InterPro IPR002220: IPR020625: IPR005263~KEGG: dhd:Dhaf_1978 dihydrodipicolinate synthetase~PFAM: dihydrodipicolinate synthetase~SPTR: Dihydrodipicolinate synthase;~TIGRFAM: dihydrodipicolinate synthase~manually curated) translates to MEGVVKMKLEGIFAPIPTPFDDNYELDLNALKKNMDYWLTTPLDGIVAAGSNGEWPLLTYEEKIKLFEACVKYAGGKVKVIAGTHCPSTQETIALSKEAARVGCDAVLVLPPHYYKGQNTQESLKRYFFELADNTPIPVVLYNMPANTGFNMDHKTVKTLSEHPNIIGIKDSSADIVQICQICKNTPSDFNVFAGSGSYFLPSLAVGCSGGTMAVANIFAKPCKEIFEHFNNGDIKNAQKIQLALVDINQAVTKRYGVPGLKAAMEIAGLYGGPPRPPLLPVSKEIREEIKGIYNDFKNFYEGGK, encoded by the coding sequence TTGGAAGGAGTAGTGAAAATGAAGCTTGAAGGAATTTTCGCACCCATACCAACACCTTTTGACGACAACTATGAACTTGACCTGAATGCTTTGAAGAAAAACATGGATTACTGGCTAACCACACCACTAGACGGAATCGTGGCGGCAGGATCCAACGGTGAATGGCCTCTTCTTACTTACGAGGAGAAAATAAAACTTTTCGAAGCCTGCGTCAAATACGCTGGAGGAAAAGTTAAGGTCATAGCTGGAACCCACTGCCCATCAACCCAAGAGACTATAGCACTGTCAAAAGAAGCTGCAAGGGTAGGTTGTGACGCTGTGCTAGTTCTTCCCCCTCATTATTATAAGGGACAAAATACCCAAGAATCCCTTAAAAGGTACTTTTTTGAGCTAGCAGATAATACGCCCATACCTGTAGTCTTATACAACATGCCTGCCAACACTGGCTTCAACATGGATCACAAAACAGTGAAAACCTTATCAGAGCACCCAAACATAATCGGCATCAAAGACAGCTCCGCCGACATAGTTCAGATATGCCAAATATGCAAAAACACTCCTTCAGATTTCAACGTATTTGCTGGATCGGGAAGCTATTTCTTGCCCTCCCTTGCAGTGGGATGCAGTGGAGGAACCATGGCAGTGGCCAACATATTCGCAAAACCATGCAAAGAAATATTTGAGCACTTCAACAACGGAGATATAAAGAATGCTCAAAAAATACAACTGGCCCTGGTGGATATAAACCAAGCTGTTACCAAACGATATGGCGTTCCTGGATTGAAGGCCGCAATGGAGATCGCTGGGCTCTACGGAGGGCCGCCAAGACCTCCGCTTTTGCCCGTTTCAAAGGAGATAAGAGAGGAAATAAAAGGTATCTACAACGATTTCAAGAACTTTTATGAAGGGGGTAAATAG
- a CDS encoding NADPH-dependent FMN reductase (PFAM: NADPH-dependent FMN reductase~COGs: COG0655 Multimeric flavodoxin WrbA~InterPro IPR005025~KEGG: clj:CLJU_c29750 NADPH-dependent FMN reductase-like protein~PFAM: NADPH-dependent FMN reductase~SPTR: Putative NADPH-dependent FMN reductase domain protein), which yields MKNLLVLLGSPRTEGNSEKLAKAFIKGANKNTSNVEIIRLAEKELKGCKDCRMCWNNGKHCVVPDQMHEIYEALDKADIVVFATPLYWYTWSTQIKPVWDRLLPYVSNKAPRTLAGKEAILLAVAGDSSEEVFKGLVYSFEKSCSLLGMKIAAKITVPNVYEPSDIDGSPSLTEAERLGESLTKD from the coding sequence ATGAAAAACCTTTTGGTTCTTCTAGGAAGTCCAAGAACCGAGGGTAACAGTGAAAAACTGGCCAAGGCTTTTATAAAAGGAGCCAATAAAAATACCTCCAACGTTGAGATCATAAGGTTGGCAGAGAAAGAGCTCAAAGGTTGTAAGGATTGCAGAATGTGCTGGAACAACGGTAAACATTGTGTAGTTCCAGATCAAATGCACGAAATATATGAAGCCTTGGATAAAGCGGACATCGTAGTATTTGCAACGCCTCTCTACTGGTATACTTGGAGCACCCAAATTAAACCCGTATGGGACAGGTTGTTGCCGTATGTCTCAAATAAGGCTCCAAGGACTCTCGCCGGAAAAGAAGCGATACTTCTAGCTGTTGCGGGAGATTCCTCTGAAGAAGTGTTTAAAGGGCTTGTTTACTCTTTCGAAAAATCGTGTTCTCTCTTAGGCATGAAAATTGCCGCGAAAATCACCGTGCCCAACGTGTACGAACCAAGTGACATCGACGGCTCTCCTAGTTTAACAGAAGCAGAGAGACTAGGAGAGAGCTTGACAAAAGACTAA
- a CDS encoding ATP-NAD/AcoX kinase (PFAM: ATP-NAD kinase~COGs: COG3199 conserved hypothetical protein~InterPro IPR002504: IPR011386~KEGG: kcr:Kcr_0603 ATP-NAD/AcoX kinase~PFAM: ATP-NAD/AcoX kinase~SPTR: ATP-NAD/AcoX kinase) yields MVSTAKKIGLIINPIAGMGGAVGLKGTDGKDTLEKALSLGASPRAPERAREALDMFFRCGTEAFFYTCPQDMGENVLKEYTKEYELVFPHFKEKASSRQDTLRAAKRMEELGVELILFAGGDGTARDICEAVGLRVPVLGIPAGVKIHSAVFAVTPKKAGELAARFLDGKVRNLKESEVMDIDEEAYRKGEVKARLFGYLLVPWERSKVQCRKSGSMMTERVVQQAIAEEVVSTMDEGVLYLLGPGTTVKAIADRLGIEKSLLGVDAVLDGMSLGRDLAEKDILKLLDEYPKVKTVVSPIGGQGYILGRGNLQLSPRVIRNVGKENIIIVATPQKIASLHGAPLLVDTGDSSLDMALVGVYPVITGYREKIFYRVEA; encoded by the coding sequence ATGGTTAGCACAGCAAAGAAGATAGGACTGATAATAAACCCTATAGCGGGAATGGGTGGAGCTGTTGGATTGAAAGGTACCGACGGCAAGGACACTTTGGAGAAGGCCCTATCCCTAGGAGCAAGTCCCCGCGCCCCAGAGCGGGCGCGGGAGGCTTTGGATATGTTTTTTCGTTGTGGCACAGAGGCATTTTTTTACACCTGTCCTCAAGATATGGGAGAGAACGTGCTAAAGGAATATACCAAAGAATACGAGCTGGTTTTCCCTCACTTTAAAGAGAAGGCTTCCAGTAGGCAAGATACTTTGAGGGCTGCAAAACGCATGGAGGAGCTGGGAGTGGAGCTCATACTGTTTGCTGGAGGAGATGGCACTGCTCGAGATATATGCGAGGCCGTGGGCCTGAGGGTTCCGGTTTTGGGTATTCCTGCTGGCGTAAAGATCCATTCAGCAGTTTTTGCGGTGACCCCGAAAAAAGCAGGTGAACTTGCTGCTAGGTTTTTGGACGGCAAAGTAAGGAACTTGAAGGAATCGGAAGTAATGGACATAGATGAGGAAGCTTACAGAAAGGGAGAGGTAAAGGCCAGGCTTTTTGGCTACCTGTTAGTGCCTTGGGAAAGAAGCAAGGTCCAATGCAGGAAGTCGGGCTCTATGATGACTGAAAGGGTCGTTCAGCAAGCCATAGCGGAAGAAGTGGTTAGTACCATGGATGAGGGGGTACTATATTTGCTGGGGCCTGGCACAACAGTAAAGGCCATAGCTGATAGGTTAGGCATTGAAAAAAGCCTCCTGGGGGTTGATGCTGTCCTAGACGGGATGTCCTTAGGTCGCGATCTCGCGGAAAAGGACATATTGAAACTGTTGGATGAGTATCCAAAGGTAAAGACTGTAGTTTCACCTATCGGCGGGCAGGGTTACATATTGGGCAGGGGCAATCTCCAGCTTAGCCCAAGAGTAATAAGGAATGTGGGAAAAGAAAACATCATCATAGTCGCCACGCCCCAAAAGATAGCGTCTCTGCACGGTGCACCTCTTTTGGTGGATACAGGAGACTCCTCCTTGGACATGGCTCTTGTAGGAGTATATCCAGTCATTACAGGATACAGAGAAAAGATTTTTTATAGAGTAGAGGCTTGA
- a CDS encoding aminotransferase class V (PFAM: Aminotransferase class-V~COGs: COG1003 Glycine cleavage system protein P (pyridoxal-binding) C-terminal domain~InterPro IPR000192~KEGG: aco:Amico_1756 glycine dehydrogenase subunit 2~PFAM: aminotransferase class V~SPTR: Glycine dehydrogenase subunit 2): MGMDMNTKLRDFHQARWDEPIIYELSRKGERGILVPEADQVMQSPDEGLGDIPEGLHRKEPPNLPEMGQMRVLKHYLRLSQENLGADLNIDIGQGTCTMKYSPKINDQLAANPKVSELHPCQPEETAQGLLKMMYETEQYLKAISGMDRFSLHPGGGSHAIFTIASIVRAWVDSRGESDKRDEIITTIFSHPSNAAASKLKGFKIITIYPGPDGRPDIEALKAAVSERTAALFITNPEDIGIYNSRIKEFTDIVHSVGGLCSYDQANLNGILGLTRAREAGFDLCFYNLHKTFSSPHGCGGPGGGVVGVTEELAKFLPVPLVSFDEGSGRYFLDYDVPCTIGKVKDFYGVIPVILRAYAWIRSLGDEGLKEVARVALLNNNYVFKEILKIKGASAPYAEGELRMEQVRYSWEKLTKDTGVTTTDIQNRMFDFGVHYWTSHEPWIVPEPFTIEPTESYSKDELDEFLAILRHVANEAYTNPEIVKTAPHRSVIHHIDHDYLDDPKKWAITWRAYKKKYTGYFEPKERKDG, translated from the coding sequence ATGGGCATGGACATGAATACCAAATTGCGGGATTTCCACCAGGCAAGATGGGATGAGCCTATAATATATGAACTTTCACGAAAAGGAGAAAGAGGTATATTGGTTCCTGAGGCAGATCAAGTAATGCAGTCTCCTGATGAGGGGTTAGGTGATATCCCAGAGGGATTGCATCGCAAAGAGCCACCAAACTTGCCTGAGATGGGTCAAATGAGGGTGCTGAAACACTACCTTAGGCTATCTCAAGAAAACCTAGGTGCTGATTTGAACATAGACATTGGCCAGGGAACTTGTACCATGAAATACAGCCCCAAGATAAATGACCAACTAGCAGCCAATCCTAAGGTTTCAGAACTTCATCCTTGCCAACCAGAAGAAACGGCCCAGGGTTTGCTTAAGATGATGTATGAGACGGAACAGTATCTCAAGGCCATCTCGGGCATGGATCGCTTCTCCCTCCACCCAGGAGGTGGATCTCATGCTATCTTCACCATTGCGTCCATAGTTAGGGCGTGGGTCGATAGCAGAGGAGAATCAGATAAGCGAGATGAGATAATAACCACTATATTCTCACATCCTTCAAACGCTGCAGCCAGTAAATTGAAAGGGTTTAAAATTATTACTATCTATCCAGGGCCGGATGGAAGGCCTGACATTGAGGCATTGAAAGCTGCAGTTTCGGAGAGGACAGCAGCGCTTTTCATAACGAATCCAGAGGACATAGGAATATATAATTCCAGGATAAAAGAGTTCACCGATATCGTTCATTCTGTAGGGGGATTATGCAGCTACGACCAAGCAAACTTGAACGGCATATTAGGGCTGACTAGAGCAAGAGAGGCTGGGTTCGATCTTTGCTTCTACAACCTTCACAAGACCTTTTCCTCCCCTCACGGTTGTGGAGGCCCTGGTGGAGGAGTAGTAGGGGTGACAGAGGAGTTAGCTAAATTCCTGCCGGTACCCTTGGTATCCTTTGACGAGGGATCTGGTAGATATTTCTTGGATTATGATGTTCCCTGCACCATTGGCAAGGTGAAGGATTTCTACGGAGTAATACCTGTGATCCTAAGAGCATACGCATGGATTAGAAGCCTTGGCGATGAAGGATTGAAAGAAGTAGCCAGGGTAGCTCTGCTAAACAACAACTACGTCTTTAAGGAGATATTGAAGATAAAAGGGGCTAGTGCACCTTATGCTGAAGGCGAATTGAGAATGGAGCAGGTTCGTTACAGTTGGGAAAAGCTTACCAAGGACACAGGAGTAACGACTACGGACATCCAAAACAGGATGTTTGATTTCGGTGTCCATTACTGGACCAGCCATGAGCCATGGATAGTTCCGGAGCCCTTCACCATAGAGCCTACGGAGTCTTATTCGAAGGACGAATTGGACGAGTTCTTGGCGATATTGAGACATGTGGCCAATGAAGCTTACACCAACCCTGAAATAGTCAAGACAGCTCCTCATAGAAGCGTAATACATCACATAGATCACGACTACCTGGATGATCCCAAAAAGTGGGCTATCACTTGGAGAGCCTATAAGAAAAAGTACACGGGATATTTCGAACCCAAAGAGAGAAAAGATGGTTAG
- a CDS encoding Glycine dehydrogenase (decarboxylating) (PFAM: Glycine cleavage system P-protein~COGs: COG0403 Glycine cleavage system protein P (pyridoxal-binding) N-terminal domain~InterPro IPR020580~KEGG: aco:Amico_1757 glycine dehydrogenase (decarboxylating)~PFAM: Glycine cleavage system P-protein-like~PRIAM: Glycine dehydrogenase (decarboxylating)~SPTR: Glycine dehydrogenase (Decarboxylating)) — protein sequence MEKRKVVHPYIPNSVPEVQKEMMEAIGINDIEELYKCIPDELKFKGPLNLPKPLLSEWELKRHVDGMMQENASCLEYLSFLGGGCYQHYVPAICDEVNRRSEFLTAYAGEPYEDHGRFQALFEYASMMAELLEMDVVNVPTYDGSQAAATSLRMASRITKRDKVLVLGNSNPDRLRIIKNYCHPGVEVEVLPFDLETGTANLDLLKQKVDENVAAVYFENPSFFGTVEAKGQEIADLVHDAGGLLVVFVEPNSLGVLAPPSRYGADIVCGDLQSLGLHMYYGGARAGFIATPDEERFVMEYPSRLFGIAPTSHKEWGFGDVAWERTSFAKRENAKEFVGTAAALWAITAGVYLALMGPQGMEDLGKGILQRTRYARKLLSEIPGVKPVFPQTPAYREFVLNFDDTGMDVEEINQRLLEEKIFGCIDLSKRFPSLGFSGLFCVTEIHSAGDIERLAKALAKVIS from the coding sequence CGAAAAGTAGTACACCCTTATATTCCCAACTCAGTACCTGAAGTTCAAAAAGAGATGATGGAGGCCATAGGAATAAATGATATAGAGGAGCTTTACAAGTGCATACCTGACGAATTGAAATTTAAAGGCCCTTTGAACCTTCCGAAACCTCTGCTTTCCGAGTGGGAGCTTAAGCGACATGTAGATGGTATGATGCAAGAGAACGCATCCTGCCTGGAGTATTTGAGTTTTCTAGGTGGGGGATGTTACCAGCATTATGTGCCTGCTATATGTGATGAAGTAAACAGAAGGTCGGAGTTTTTGACTGCCTACGCAGGGGAGCCATATGAGGATCACGGCCGCTTCCAGGCTCTTTTCGAGTATGCGAGCATGATGGCAGAGCTGTTGGAAATGGACGTGGTGAACGTTCCTACTTACGATGGTTCTCAGGCTGCCGCAACGTCCTTGCGCATGGCCTCTAGAATAACCAAAAGAGACAAGGTGCTGGTTTTAGGAAATTCCAATCCCGACAGACTTCGCATAATAAAGAACTATTGTCATCCGGGAGTGGAAGTTGAAGTCCTTCCTTTTGATTTGGAGACTGGGACCGCCAATTTGGATTTACTGAAGCAAAAGGTTGATGAAAACGTAGCTGCGGTATACTTCGAGAATCCCTCTTTCTTTGGAACCGTAGAGGCAAAGGGCCAAGAAATCGCTGATTTAGTGCACGACGCAGGAGGACTTTTGGTTGTTTTCGTAGAGCCCAACTCGCTAGGAGTTTTGGCTCCTCCCAGTAGGTACGGGGCCGACATAGTATGTGGAGATCTTCAGTCTTTGGGGCTTCACATGTACTACGGAGGGGCCAGAGCAGGTTTCATAGCTACTCCGGATGAAGAAAGATTTGTGATGGAGTATCCTTCCAGGCTTTTTGGAATAGCTCCTACATCTCATAAAGAATGGGGTTTCGGCGACGTTGCCTGGGAAAGGACGTCCTTTGCTAAACGAGAGAACGCCAAGGAGTTTGTGGGTACAGCCGCAGCGCTGTGGGCCATAACCGCTGGAGTCTATTTGGCGTTGATGGGGCCCCAAGGCATGGAGGACCTTGGAAAGGGAATCTTGCAGAGGACTCGTTACGCCAGAAAACTGCTCTCGGAGATACCTGGAGTAAAGCCTGTTTTCCCCCAGACTCCAGCTTATAGGGAGTTTGTGCTGAATTTCGACGATACCGGAATGGATGTTGAAGAGATAAACCAAAGATTACTGGAAGAAAAGATATTTGGATGTATTGACCTGTCGAAAAGATTCCCATCCTTGGGTTTCAGTGGTTTGTTCTGTGTTACCGAAATTCACTCTGCAGGTGACATAGAGCGTTTGGCAAAAGCGCTAGCAAAGGTAATAAGCTAG